The genomic DNA ACTAGTTGGTGTGACCAGCTGTTGGATAGACCCGATCAAGACCCACTTAGAGACTGGGTGGCTCCCCGACGATGCCCAGGAGGCACGCAAGCTGTCGGTCAGAGCGTTGAGATATTCATTGATTGAAGATATTCTTTACAAAAGGTCCTTTGTCATTCCGTACCTGAAGTGCTTGAGACCTCTTGAAGTAAATGAGGCACTTAAAGAAGCCCATGAAGGAATttatggacaacacttggggggcagggcccttGCTCACAAGATAACTCGGTTGGTATTTTACTGGCCAACTATGCCAGCCGATGCAAAGGCTTATGTGAAGAAATATGACAGATGCCAGAGGCATGCTCCAATAGTACGACATCCCCTAAAGAGGATTACATCTATCAACACACCCATCCCTTTTgcaatgtggggaatggatatacttggaccaTTTCCCGTAGCATCGGGACAGAGGAAGTTTATTGTGGTAGCCATAGACTACTTTacaaagtggattgaggctaaagcgctagccaagataaccaccaagcaaaTTACCAAATTCTTCTGGCAGAATGTGATATGCCGATTTGGAATCCCACGCATCCTTGTCACGGataatgggaaacaatttgataatGCAGAGTCAGAGAGTACTGCAAAGATAACAGCATAGAGCTTCGCTTTACCTCAGTTGCTCACCCACAAGCAAACAGGAAGGCGGAAGTTGCTAAtagaatcatccttgatggacttaagaaaaAGGTTGAACTCTCAAGGAACACTTAGGCAGATGAGTTGTTGCCTATACTATGGGCATATCGTACCACCTTCAATGTGACTACTGAAGCTACCCCATTTATGATGGCTTATAGAGCCGAGGTCGTGGTGCCCCTTGAAATCACACATGGATCCCCTAGGATCGAAGCTTATGAACCGGAAAGCAATGAAGATGGCATGAGGCTCACTCTCGATCTCATTGACAAGGTCATAGATGTGGCCAGCGCCCGAAATGCAGAGCATCGATGAAGAGCCCCCCTCTATTATAATAGAAGGGTTAAAGAAAGCTTCTTTTACCAAGGAGACTTGATCTTAAGAAAGATTGAAGCATCAtgagttgaagagaaagaaaagcTAACCTCTAACTGGGAAAGGCCGTATAAGGTCAAGAAAATATTAGGATGAGGATCCTACAAGTTGGAAACCTTGAGGGGTGACAAAGTGCCTCATACCTGGCACGTTTCGAACCTGGAGGTTTATTATGTGTAGGACATGAAAGAcatgttcctagtacttagtaGTAAATGGAGGAATAAGGTCGACCAGTGTACGAGCATCTAATAAATAAAAGTCCCAAAAATAAAAGACGAATATGAAATCAAACTACAAATGCAGGATATCCTGAAGGATCATAAATCAAGTCATGATGACAATTAGGTTACACACCGAAGATGTTCTAATCCATGAAGGACCGCAAATAGATAATCATTGAATAAAAGCCACACACGGAaaacaaagccatgcaaggcctaaaCACTGAAGGACAATCTATAGTCTAGAATCAGATGATTGTCCAATAGTGGCAACCTCAGAAAAAACCCAAAGGCTTAAGGAAGCCCCACAAATTTACCACATCCGGGTAAGAGCTATGAACAGAGCCAATTGACATGCTAATAGAGCGCACCTCATCATCATGGGTGTCCATCATCTTGAAAAAGTCTTCTGACTGTTGATAAACGCTAAGAGAGCTCTAGAATCCCAATCCTGAAACTTTCTCTCAAGTTTCTTCATAAATGCCTCCAAGGTCATGTACTCACTcctccattttgcactcttagtgaaagaagctgcgaagtaggcattaataagaaaaagatattagaaagctaacttcatgaaatgtatttggTCGACTAAAGTCTACAGTACAGACTCCAGCCTACTAAAGAAGGCTGATCAGCCTCCAGAGAAGTCCCTTGACCGACTGGATATCCCTCGGAAAGGGCTCTAGCCGACTGGCCTCCAAGGGAGGCCTTAAGCCAGCCAGGATCCTCCTTAAATTTGAAGTATTGAAAGTTCTAAAAAGACGAGATGTACCTGATACAAGGCATGAGCTCCGCACATCTCCGCTTCAGGAAGTCGTTCTTCTAATTGGAATAAATTTAACCAATGGAAAATTATGAGGAAGATAGGTACCCTCGACAGAGAAGCCTCTAAGGCCAGCATTAACAAGCTTCCTTTCATTTGTGAAGACCCATCACGAACACGATAGTTTATATTTGAGGCATTTCACGAACGTGACCAAGACATGTTGTCCAagaaagtaaaaataatttccccTCACCGACCAGAGGGGTCATAAATGGACCCCTTGGACGACCAGAGGAGTCATGAATGGACCCCTTGGACGACCAGAGGAGTCTGAATAGCCATCCATGAAGATCTTCAACCGTCTAAAGGGTCCTCAGATGAGGCCCCCACCTGGAAAGGCACTCCTCGAAcaaaaaagagagaagaaagtCTAAGGCACGACTTGATATTGAGAAGATTAAAGTTCAAAAACTTCCACGAAATAAGGTCCCGAAGGGCCAAGAATCTCTAGACATTGAGGTTACGGTCGACCAGGGCCTCAAGTGCTTGGTCTCTATGGCCGACCAAGAGTCCTTGAAGCTGACTCCTCCACATGGAGGGGTTAGGCCGACTAGGTAGTCCTCGAAAGAACGTCTACAGACGTCCGAAACTAATAGGGATGTCCCCCAAATGAAGGTTCCAAGAAAATCATGAACTAGAGCCAAGGGATGCTCGTGGTGAAGACAAGAACTTTCATGGAAACAAGTTTTGGAAAAGAACAGAATGTTCACGAGAACAAATTTCATGAAGAGTAAGACGCTCACGGAGGTAAGATTCTGGCCTACCAAGATTCAATGACGCCTAGTCCCCCATAAGGAAGGATTAGGCCGACTAGAACCCTCACGGAGGGAAATAAGTTTCGTGAATAGTAGAACGTTCACGAGAACAAGTACATAACGCTCACTAGAAAAAGGGCAGAACGTCCACCAGAAAGAGCAGGATTGGTCGATCAGGCCACATGAAGGCCTTATAGCCGATCAGGAACCCCTGTAGGGTTGATTCAGACCCTCCTGAAGGTTTTCCGGTGGAACTCATCTGAAATTCCTTGAGAATTCTTGAAAAAGTAGGCGCCCAACgagaacaagtttcgtgaagactagaacgtccaTGAGAACAAGTTTCACGAATGCTAAAATGTCCACGAATACAAGTTGCATAAAGAACAGAACGATCAGAAAAACATGGCTGAGGCTAAACACAAGTCGTTAGTCTTAACTGAGGATTGATTACACTAATCACCATGACTAGCAAAACTTATAGAAGTTCAAATAAGATTAGCTTTTCAGCTAAATAAGTTTCGTGAAGGCTAGAATGCTCACGAGCACTGGGACATAATGTTCTCCTCCTGACGGATCAGACTACCCTGCAGGAGGTTCTCAAGGTCCGTTCAGATCACTCCCGGCCGACCAGCCAATAATTGGAGGCCATATGGCCAACCAGGAGCTCATGTAGGAGATCCATGAGGCCTTTAAAAGTTGATTCGGAGGCCCTCTTGAGAGGCCTTTAGAAATTTCACCGAAAGGATAACTCCTAGTAGAActaagtttcgtgaagactagaacgtccaCAAGAACGAGTTCGTTGGAGTACACAACATCCTACAAAGGAAGTTTGGACAAAGTTCAATGAAATATAAAGCTTCCAATAGAACAAGTTCTATAGAACGTTCACTGAAACAACCGTAATAGAACGTTCACTGAAATAGCCGTAGCATAACGTTCACTGAAACAGCCGTAACAGAGCTTTGAGGAACGCAAGGGCAACCATGAGATTAATTCCATGGACAACCAAGGGCAACAAGAGCATGGCAAGGTATGTGGAAGAACTAACTTCTGAGTAAGAGGTTCAAAAAAAAATTTGGAACAGACACCCCTGGACAGCACGGAGCAGGAGGACCTGCTCCAGGCCGACCAGGAATGGTCGACCACTGCAGGCCGAGCAGCCCACATGCAAGGCCATGTGGCCGAGCAGAGCCTTCTACAGCAGAAGGTTTTGCCTCTGCTCGACCCCAGTGACCCCTCtgcaaaaaatttcaaaatttttgaaaaaaatggaaaaaatcagaatttttttgaatttttttaaatttttaggATTTTTAGATTAAGCCTAGATTATGGTCGATTAGTGAAAATTAGCCCAAATTAGGGTCGATTAATGTATATTAAGCGTAATTAGCCCGAATTAGGAAGAATTATTGATTCATATGATGAAATTAGCCCAGATTAGGGCCGTTTAACCTATTCACTCTTATAATTAGTGTGGATTAGGGATACTTAGTGTCTTATGCATACCGATTAGTCCTAATTAGCTCCGATTATGGAcgattagccccgattagggtcAGTTAGTAGCTTTTACCCTATGattaaccttgacgaaggttaaggggtgataaaTGCTCACTTTTTAGTCCCGATTAGGTACGTTTAGTGTTGAACACTATCCAGATAGCCTGTGAAAAGGCCTTAAGTGTGTATACTCACACTAATAagtcattgtaaatgtgtaggtctctccacactttacgataaaACGGCGATACCTATGAAGGACCGATACCCATAAAGGgacgatacccatgaagggccgatacccgagAAGGGCCGAAAGTCCCTCGAGTCACGAATAGACCATTTtaacttccacgaaaactcgAGTAGTATTCCcggaagttgggggcaaatgatatggatagaaaatacatcataaaaacacattatatgtcgtattaattacacttgggcttcttgtTAGAAGTCCAGTACAAACCTATTTGGTCCGAGCTCGTAGCACACTCAAGACGATCTATGTAGGTAAGACCCACCAGtagaggtcgtcaaggtccacgaacataAACTGTTCGTGGGCAAGGCCCAATATGCCTGAAAGAGCAGAGATATGAGTActaaacggactcaaagtcctacacagaaggttctagagttccttcccttataggactcctaatcaccatctaagttggagacttgttcACCAAGTCTTCTAACACAAGTCTAACcccagactcacctctatataaagggctctatcCCTCAACCTAAAACTATATTTTCGGTTTGcttctctacaacacagagatacgtaggcatcttgtaaggaccgatagtcccgaacgcaagagcagccattaaaTCTCGAAACTCACAAAACCTAGTATTAAATACTAACGCACTCGGGTTTTTTATTCCACAACAACATTAGTTATTAGTTTATTTAGACCTTAAAAATTAATGTTGATGGAAATAATTATATAGACACATTTAatcttaaaataattaataattattcaACACATTTCTTTTACTTTTATAATCGTTTTATATACTTGATTATACATACCTAAATTATGATATATGTTTTTACATGATTAGTATATTAATGTTATACCTATTATATTAACTTtgttttattgttattttatAACATTTTTACATTATATTCAATTAAATAGCATTTTTTTTAGTTTAATTAGAAATGTCTAACAAAGAATGTATAACTTTTGTGTCCCTACATTCCTAATTATTTTTCATCCACTTAAAAGCTTCACCGTAACAGGAAATCTCAAAGCTTAAGTAATTATCCTCTAGCTAGTGGATAGAAGAAAAAACACCATTTGATGAAAGGTAAtctttaataaaaaatttagcaATATAAATATCTTTATTCAAATAGAAACATTTCTAGTTTGATGTACTAGTTAACGGAAAGGGAGAAAATTTTGTAATGGGTATAGTTAATTAGTAATTCTTTAAGAAAAGGTTTGTGGTGGCTCtacatatatatttattattacaAACAAGTTGTTAGTAAGTACTAAAACCAGCTGCTTATCAATCTCAATTTATAACTCATTTAAAATGAATGGATCATGGAGACCTCAAAAAGCTTGAGACTTCCACTGAATGAAAAGGATATGCTCCATGATAATTAGAATTCCCTTTGACAAACCATGTCAGAATACATGCATTTCTGCTACTTTATAGATGACAAAAGTTTCTACCGTTCATATTTCAAGGTCTTCTAGACAAAAAGGAACTTAATCATAAATTCAAGCAACTCACACATACACATATTTTATGTTTACATGATCTGACTAATTAGGAAGTGAAAGCGGTGATGCTGGGATCAAGTTCAAACAGAAGCATATCCTTTTCATTCAAGCTCACTATTGCCTCAATTCCTGTCCCACATTTGGTGTCCAGGAGAAACACTATCTCCAAAGTCATTTCCGGAATAGTAACCCATTCTGGTTTTCCCCATCCAAACTCTGTTTCATATAGAGGCATTCTGCATAAGGATGTAAAAAGACTAACATTAACTTCTTCATTCCCCATATCTTCATGTACTTCATTCACATTGTTAGCTGCCTCCATGAACAAATCATCAGCACTCGATATTTCGGAACAGTTCTTAAGAGTATTACGTAAACTGCCTCTAAACAACTTCACCAATTCATGCAACTCCAACTCATCTTTTGGTTCATTTCCCCCCTTGAACTTTGCAGGAACCTGAAGGTAAAAGTTTCCGCAAACAGAAGGATTTTTTAGTACTAGGGAAACAATACCTGTTCTTCCCCGGAGGCTGAGGTGAAGATAAAGGGTAGAATTTGGAAGCTTAGAAAGCCTGATTAGAGCCTTCCATAACACTGATGTCACAACTTCTACACGCGTAGGCCGGTTGATATCATCAGATTTGTTAACATTGGCTTTTAAAGTTGATATTGCATTTTCATTGAATAGGAACCTCTTTGTGACAATCTTGCCATGCCTTTTCTTTGACGATGGTATCTGAGGCGGCTTTATTGCCACGGATAAATCTCTAGAAGGGAAAAGGGATGCGAAATCAAAGCTAATTGCAGAGGAAGAAAGTACTTGACCACCATTGATTAGGCCAGTTGTAGTAGTAGCCCATTCTTTGATAAAAGCAGCTGCAGTATATCCATCAGCTACAATATGCGAAAGATGCATGCATATAGCAAGTCCACCACACTCGAAAAAATTCACTTGTAATCCCACAATTGGGGTAGTGTAAGAATGAGTTTTTCCAAAGTTTTTTCTTGGAACAAGTTCATTCACGAGTTTCATATTTTTCTCTGCTTCGACTAGAAATTTGTCTAGTGGAACATTAACTTCAGCTTCTAAATACACGACTCCTTCATCGTTACAATCAACATAAAAACCATCTAGAACAAATCTTCCTGCTAATGGATAGAACTGAGTCAGAGTTTTTGATAACGATTTTACCAGTAGCTCACCGATGTTGTTGATATTGCTGTTGCTGTAGAAGTAAATAATTGGAACGTGGTCAGGAGGAGCAATCTGATCAAAGAAGGACAATTTGCAAGTCCTGAGGTGATCAGGAGTTGGAACTGATGGCTTCACCATCTTCTCAGATACAACTTGAACATCCATAATTGTCATCTTACTATCTACAACAAATTAACAAGCCTGAGTAAATAAACGATGATTAAATAAACGAATTGCTTAAATTAAGACTGCATATACAGTAACATCATAATGCATGCAGAGTGTGGAATTTTACACagagacacacacacacacaaaagcTACGAAACTACTGATCAGTTGAATAATCTGTATGTTAAAAGAATTAATTATTTCGAAACTCTGAAACACCACATAAGAGAGAAGGACATACAAAGATTAGGATCTGTGGATGAATATATTGAAATGAGGCGAGAGAGGGTTTGCTTTGTGGTGACAAAACTAAGCGAAGGTGACTTCTTTTATAGAGGGATCTACTGGAGAGACGTTCACGACAAGATTTATTAATCTATTCCCATGCATATACAGTAAATTACGTATTTGATCAGCATGTTTCTAATTTTGGTTCTTATTAATATATCACTGTGATTCTGAACAATTTGTTGTGCTCTATCCATTAAGTCTTTGTAAGTAGTTTTTTTAACTTTTCAAACAATGAGGGCTACAAACAACAACCGTTCCAAAACTATGTATTGAGTATCAACGCACTAGCTATGGATTGATAGATTATAGTATACTTGTGGAAAACAAATATTATAGAGTCTGAACCCAATGAAAAATGGAGGGCTCGAAGAAAACATGGGAATTATTTAATTAGAACCCGAATAAGTAATAAAAAGCATGGGTAATGGAGCCTGGCTTTGAATTTACAGTCTAATAGCCGAATCAGTAGTAAACTTATAAATATCTCCATAATTCACTGCTATAATATTCCGTTGGACTATGTTGATCTGGTAGCAATACTGCAATAGTGTCGGTCGTTGTGAGTTGTGACGTCCATGCAGACTGCTGCTATATATTATAATCAGTGTACACACGAGTTACACATGCCTAGTTTCGTATCTCCTGCAATTTATATTGTGTACTGTACCCTTTATTCCTCCTCGCCCGCCTAACTTTAACACTTCACATACTTATTCACATTCACAGTCGTGAACGGTGAATCCGTTAAGAAAGATGCTTGAGGTAAAGAATTGCCGGTTCACATTAAGTGCTATTTATCATTCTGTACAATTTTTTTGTAATAAAATTTTGTACACGTAACACTCACTATTCATCTTTTAATACACCATATGACCAATTTCACATGCACAGTCGTCAACGGCGAATTACGTTGGTGCTTTAATTAGTCGGTGACACTCCTTATTTCTTTCAGCCGGCCTCGAATACTACTTGGAAAAAACAAGGTCTTACTTTCACAAAATGAAAACAAGAAAAAGTAAAAAACGACTTAATTatcttttaaatttttataaaaattacaTTAAACTCTCTTATATGCAGGGCAGTAGCAGGATAGCGGGGACCAGACTCTCCAGGACTGCATGTGGAAAACCTAATAGTTTTCTTGGTCCTGTGTACTTCTTTCCCACACCGCCCACCAAATCACTTAAACAGTCTTCGATGAATAGAAGGGGGTTGGTTTTTTTTTAACTAGCTCGAACAGAGTGTTTTTCATGTTCTGCTCGAAGTAGGTTTAAGCGTAGTTTAAAAAAATACGATTTTATATATTGAATTACGAATATTTTCGACTTAAAAATTCTCTCTTAATTGTTGTCATTATAACAATTAGAATCATCGACAATTTTACCAATTTATGAATCAACAGATATTCAATATCTTTATGATCTGTAGTATCCTTCAAATTTTAAATATCGGCTTTGGTTGTCATGTCAATTATATAGTTAGAAAGCTTAACTTTATTAACTCATTAGTAGACGGATTTGATCAAATTCTAAAATTTAGAATTTTTACAAGTTGAACTAATTTTAGCTTATCAAAAACTGATTAGAAATTACGTGGATCAAGGCATGATAAGCATGAAATCAACTTAATAttaaattcatattaaatatatcaaaatagAAAATAATAGTGTCAAAGTGGTTAAACTAGAAATACTTGTTCAATATCTATTCCTAATTTTTTTATCATCTATTCCTAACTTCTACTTTTATTTGTAactcataattttttaaaaataaagaatTATAACTTTCACAGTTTCACTTTTAAATTTTGTCCcaattaaaaattttaagttggagcaattattttttttttgtaaaaattatGGGAGTTgcttttttatatatatatatatatatagggggtTACTCTAATATAAACCAATTTTAGAATATAAACTAAaaaactaaatatttttttttaaaatttacttcgaaatataacacatatgttAGGCAAATCGATTGTTGAGCaaatggagaaaaatacagtgaatttggatttaaaaaaaacttaccgtttgatagtaaaaatcaaattaaaaataaaaggaaaattatgagattgtgtatagAAGGCTGTAAATTTAAGTTTAGTTTTTATTTGATAATTTATAAACTAAAAATTTAAGGGAGTAGGATGATTACTTAGATGATCAGCCCTCCTATGCTGTTCAAATGTAAAATATGTTAATCTAGTACATTCGTGGTCAGTCATATCAGTTACAAAATAATTCacttgcatttagatttattgGATGAGTTGAGGTGGCTGCCAGTCTAAATCATTCTTGTATAAACTTATTCTAAACTAGTAGGTCTATCGACCGTGGAAATTTAAAATTGAAAAGTAGTGCAAACTTATCTTATCTTTTACATAATTATTAACACTATCTCCCGATACGGTAATTTAAGTGACTTAAACGTTCAAGTGCATAATGGGCTTACAagttttttattcaaaaaaaatatattttgtaGAATATAAAAAACAAGCCCCACACTAAATTTAGGCTTCTGGCACTACGTATTTAGTATTTGTAGTCGCTATTTTTACTAGCCACTCTCCCAAGTCCTAATCATAATAGATCAGATGCACACAGGTTAagaatatatattaatatattataatttttttgtcACCTTAAATCAACCTAATTATTATTAACAATACTAATTGCAATCTCACAGTCACAGGCAACTAAAGACGCAAGCTCAAGTTTAATGTGTTCGAGTAACAAATAGAATTATAATCTTATAATCGGTATTCtaaaatgatattttaaaaataggCCGACTGATTAATCCTTAATTTCTGAATTTTAGATGGACCAGTGCAAAGAGGATCTAAAAATTAAGGGTAACTAAAGGGATATGTGTCCtctaaaattaaattttatatttttttattactaaatattttgaaaatatataaaagtattctaaaaattaaaaaatacaaaaatGTATTTATAAAATAAGACCTATATCCCTCAAAATTTAAATTCTAAATGGGTCCCTGACCAGCTGCACATGCATGTTCTTCCTCCTAGGCCCGAGCTTTTTACATAATTTTTATGTGTCACGTTGTTGACTGAAATTAAGCTTCTACAAACACCAGGAGGATTCTATATTTTTTTTGTTACATCATAGGTGAGGTTTCTTTTTTGATGGTTGGCTTTGCAAAGTGTGATTCGTTTGGATTAAATTTTAAcctattattaattaaatcattAATGAGGTAAGCATTACTAATTTGAGAACAACCTGTCTTTCGGCGGTACCGATTAACACGAATTAGCCTAAAAATAGCAACTTAAACATGAAAAACAGGTATAGTAGTATTCTTCCTACAGCCatctcaatcttttctctctcGCATTAGAATGAGAGTTCGAGCGCCCAATCTTCTTAAGCCATCCTATTTTTTTTCACCCATCTTATCTATCTCTATCTTGGTATTTATCTCCATCTCCTTCTTTTGTTCACTTATTCTTCAATAAAATCGAGTTTTATTTCACAAAATTCGAAAAATCTATTACAGTTATTcactttagttttcagatcttcTAAGATAAGAGCTtgaattttataataaaattcattTTCTGAATTCAAAATCTCCGGTCTAACAATATATTACATTTTGGTATTATTcctgataactccggtgagcgggcggctccgtccgataCCATTCTTGGACCTTCTGGGTATAAAGGAGGTTTAGCTGCTGGTTGGGTATCTGCAAAATAACACCGGAAGaggggtttggctcccacggcgcctccggtgtaacAATAAGAACAAggttttggagaagatgaagataTATGTATGTGAATATGGA from Apium graveolens cultivar Ventura chromosome 5, ASM990537v1, whole genome shotgun sequence includes the following:
- the LOC141724717 gene encoding epi-neemfruitin B synthase L1AT-like; this translates as MTIMDVQVVSEKMVKPSVPTPDHLRTCKLSFFDQIAPPDHVPIIYFYSNSNINNIGELLVKSLSKTLTQFYPLAGRFVLDGFYVDCNDEGVVYLEAEVNVPLDKFLVEAEKNMKLVNELVPRKNFGKTHSYTTPIVGLQVNFFECGGLAICMHLSHIVADGYTAAAFIKEWATTTTGLINGGQVLSSSAISFDFASLFPSRDLSVAIKPPQIPSSKKRHGKIVTKRFLFNENAISTLKANVNKSDDINRPTRVEVVTSVLWKALIRLSKLPNSTLYLHLSLRGRTGIVSLVLKNPSVCGNFYLQVPAKFKGGNEPKDELELHELVKLFRGSLRNTLKNCSEISSADDLFMEAANNVNEVHEDMGNEEVNVSLFTSLCRMPLYETEFGWGKPEWVTIPEMTLEIVFLLDTKCGTGIEAIVSLNEKDMLLFELDPSITAFTS